From the Pelorhabdus rhamnosifermentans genome, the window AGCGATTAATAGGAAATTTGAGTATTCCTTGAGAAAAAACCTTTCCGTGCTCCGGAAAGGTTTTTTCTTAAAGGTGCTGTAGAATGGTATGATTTTTCCGTTTTTGGCCTAGTAGTAGTTGAAAATATCCCTTGATAATATTATTCTTAGTAGTAATTTATAGGTAAATATGAATGAAAAATAGAATAGTGGTACATAAGAGATGCTTCTATTTTTTATAAGAAAGAACGAGGATTTATTCATGCCAAATCCGTTAAGGTTTACTATGCTACAGAAGTACGGACTGCGGATGGTATTCGGACGTTTTGCAAACTTGAACAAGGTATCGCTGAACTGATAAATTTTTTGCAGTAAAATTTATCAGCGAGATGTTGGTGCTTCGCAACTGATTCAGTCCCAATTTATTTATAAATGCATGAAGAAGCAAGAGTCCTGCATTCGTAGATAAATTGCCACCGTTGAACTTGATTTTGATTTGAATATTACTTGAATTTATTGGCATTGCATCGAATTTTGAAATTTACGTAAATTAAGGCCAATTTATAGAAAAGGCATCTCATTTTTATGGATCATACGATTTCAGATTATAAAGCGAAAGAGACTGATTAATCCTTATAAATATAGTCATAAGTTATCGGCAGTTTATTATTTAAGCCTTTTGTAAATACCAGTTGGTCAATATCTAGGCCGGATACCCGGAAGGCTGCTGCACAGCCGCGTAAATATAAGCTCCACATGCGAACAAAGCGTTCTCCATATTTAGACTTTACTTCGTCGATATGTTCTTTGAAGTTGTCAAACCAATGATCTAGTGTCAGAGCATAATGCAACCGTAAACTTTCCGTATGGAGCAGGTGAAAATCATATTCTGGTAATAGCCAAATTGTCTCACGCAGTGAAGGAACATAACCGCCTGGGAAAATGTATTTTCCCATCCAGGTATTCGGTGTTCCCTCAAACATGCCTGTTATCGTATGTAATAAGGACATTCCTCCCGGAACCAATAATTCATGTATTTTATTCATATATTTGGTCAGATTTTCTTTTCCTACATGTTCAAACATGCCGACACTGATAATCTTATCAAATTGCCACTTGTCAGCATTTAAATCTTGATAATTCATCAGTTCAACGTTTACTTGAGATTCTAATCCCAACTCTTTAATCCGCTGTTTTGTTTTTTTATATTGTTCCGTACTTAATGTAATGCCAGTAGCTTGCACATGATATTGTTGGGCGGCACGGATGATTACCCAGCCCCATCCACAGCCAATATCGAGTAATTTTTCACCCGGTTTCAGGTTTATTTTTTTGAGAATATGGTCAATTTTTTGTAACTGTGCTTGATATAGAGAATCTTTAGCAGTCTTAAAATAAGCACAAGAGTAGCTCATCGTCTTATCCAACCAAAGCGAGAAAAAGTCATTTCCTAAATCATAATGATGGTGAATATTTTCCCGCTGAATATGGGTATCTGAAGGAGTCATGAGCGGCTCCCTTTTTGGTTCTTGTGGTTGCGTATTAAGCGCAACAACGCGCAATATATCATCCATTGATCCTTCAAAATCAATGAGTCCGTCCATATAAGCTTCACCAAAAAATAACACCGCATCATCACTATGAAATTGTAGTGGCGGCTCTTTGTGAAAAATTATTTTAAAAGCAGGTGGCTCATTACCATAATTTTCTTGTTCACCATCCCAAAAAACGACTGAAAACCCCCCTTGATGCCACTTATTTAACAATAATTTTAAAGCAATTTTTTTAAACATTTTGTCATGATTCCTTTCATTTCACTCAAGATAAGTAAAATTACTCCCTTTATGTGAGAATTTGTTTGAAGAGATGTCGACATTTCTTCAAATGTAATTATAGCAATAACTCAACAATATTTAAAATATTTATTTCGGCTATCTGATATTTAATTATCGAATATCAGGAAATATAATGTACCCATAAAACCAGACCTGAATTATTCATGGCGAGTTAAAAACGCCACATTACGCTATCGCGTGCATACCAATAAAAAAGGCCATGAAATGAATCATAGCCTTAAATTTTTTTAATATTATTCAGCTTTTTGTAGGTCAATAAGGTCGCCCCAATTTTTAGCCGTAATCGTTTCAACGGCCCGTAAGGTTCGACGTATATCTTGAACATCTTTTTGAGTAACATCAATTGCTATTTTCAAATCGGTAAATCCAGATATCATTTTTTGTTCTAAATTTTTCTGTCCCTGCTCAAGATTTCTTTGCCCTTGCTCAATATTACTTTGTCCCTGTTTAAGATTTCCTAATCTTTGGCAGATATCTTTTTGTCCTGCCAAAATCTGTTTTAACAATTCTTCCATGCCGATCGCTCCCTTAAATTTATTTTAACATATGTGAATAAAAAAGACCATGAAATGAATTAGCTGTGGAAGAAATATTAAAGCAGATATATTGATTCTGAAAGAAATTTCCTCGCTCAATAAATTTTGAAAATTGCCTAGCAGGAGATAGGTAGCATTTGTCAAATATAATAACAACGCAAAAAATTGCGTTGTTATATGAGCAAGAGGCTCATTTTTGATACCTGAAGGTAGTTAGTTTTTTAGTTTTCTAGTTGTTGTGGTTGTGATTGAGATTCCTGTGCATGAAACCAGGTAATCCTATCTCTGCGAAAGAGAGGGGCTTGCCTGGTTTTTATTTTGTGCGAAAGGAGGTAACACAGAATGACGAATACGATGAAATTAGTTTACACGGCATTATTTATGGCGTTGGGGGTAGTTTTGCCGATCACTTTTCACTTTGTAGGAGCCATGGGAGCAATATTTTTACCGATGCATATTCCTGTTTTGATGGCTGGTTTATTGCTTGGGGGCAAATCGGGCATGGCGGTTGGCGTTATTGCTCCGGCTTTAAGCAGCTTTTTTACGGGTATGCCGCCAGTCATACCTGTTCTGCCGCTCATGGTCATTGAATTGGCTTTATACGGTGTTGTCAGCGGATATTTATATCATAATAGGAAAATATCGTTGTTTGCTTCATTGGTAGGTGCGATGATCCTGGGGCGATTGGGAACGGTTGCTGCTATATTTTTGATGGTTCAGCTTGTACATATTAACATTCCGCCCTTAGGGTATTTGATCGGTGGTATTACAACGGGTTTTCCTGGCATCCTCATACAAATGGTTTTGATACCCTTGCTTGTAAAAAGGTTAGAAGGCAGCTATTTGAAAATTTCGCACATTAAAGGAGAACAGTCATGAATAGAAACAAGCTAATGATTCATATCTTACTTGCCTTAGCACTTACATCCACAACTTATGCAGCAGAAACTCCAAGTTATGAAATGGAAGAAATTATTGTTCATGCGGATCCTATTCAACAGGCAACGGATGCTACGAATGTCAATGTCAAAAAAATTAGTCCAGGCAAGGCATCTACGCTGCCTGAACTGCTAAGCCATGTTACAGGAATTGATATTCAAGTTCGTACAGGTCACGGTGATAATGATGATGGCGCGGTCAAACTTAGAGGGTTCGATTCGCGGCGCTTTACGGTGCTTGTGGATGGCGTTCCGGCTACCCTGTCTGGTGTGATGGGCGGTAGTTATATGGATTGGGACAGTATCCCACTGAATACGATAGAAAAAATCGAAATTATCAAAGGGGGCAAGTCGGCAGCATATGGCAATACTTTAGGCGGCGTTATTAATATTATTACCAGGAAAGCCACAGCGGCTGGCGGTGAAATCAGTATTCTTACTGGACAATACAATAAGCAGCAGTTGCGTTTTAATTATGGTGCTACACAAGATAAATTGGGCTGGCAGGTCAGCTATAATAAAAGCAGTGAAGATGCTTTTTTACGCAATAATGACTACGATGCCAAACAGTATGGATTAAAATTAGATTATGCGTTTACGCCCAAAGATAATGTGAAATTGAATGTTCGGCAGTCAGAAGAAAAGCGGGGTTACATTTTGCGAAATACGCCAGGGACAGCAGGTTATGATCCTAGTTATCCCGTGATTTCAGCGACGGATGCTGAAACGGCTTATTCTAATTATGGTCCCCTAAATAATGGTGCCTACTGGAAAAAATACAATACCAATTTTGATACGGCCTGGACTCATCAGACAAACAATGGCTTTATTACACTGGATTACTGGCAGAGCCGTGAAAGACGTCATGAGGTAAATTTTAAAACCGATGGCACTCTTGATTTAGATCGGACCATTGTAACGGATAGGTCACGTGGCTGGCTGTTAAATGGTCGGATTAAAGAGGGTTCCCACACTTATACATATGGTACGGAGTACAAACAGTTGCGATATGGTTATGGGTGGTATAATGTACCGGCAGGTACAGCGAGTGATCTCTATCCTTCCCAGAAAGAAGATATTTATGGAATCTATGCGGACGATACTTGGGCATTAACGAACCGTTGGACAGCCAATGTGGGGCTACGCTATGATCAAATGAAGGCGAGCCGAGATGATGAGCGTGCTACAGATATGAAAGATACGAATTATCATGGTTTGTCACCTAAATTGAATTTCTCGTTCCGCAATAATAAAGATACAACGACCTTTATTGCCATGGATCATGTCTGGCGTGCTCCGTCCATGGCGGAATATTTTTGGTGGCTCAATCCGATGTGGGGGAAGTTAGGGACAGGCAGAGAGCTAAAGCCGGAACAGGGATGGTCTTATGAACTCGGTATGACTCATCGGGTGAATGAGCAATTTAATACGAAATTTGATTTTTATTACCAGGATATTTCTGATTATATTAATTTTGAGCATCAATACCCTTTCAGTTGTTATAATATTCCCAATGCTAAATTGTGGGGCTTTGAGTGGGAGAATAATTATCAGCTCAATGAATACTCCAGCCTCATGCTCAATTATACCAATCAGCATACCCAAAAGAGTGGCGTCTTGCCCGGTGATAAGCTGGGGCTTTCCGGCGAATTGGATTATCGACCCCGTCATAAGATTGGTTTGACTTATTTGTATGATCAGAAGCCTTGGCAGTTTCGTTATAATGTGACATATACAGGACAACAAACAGCGAATTATCCCGTTGGATCCACTCAGAAAATA encodes:
- a CDS encoding SAM-dependent methyltransferase, with protein sequence MFKKIALKLLLNKWHQGGFSVVFWDGEQENYGNEPPAFKIIFHKEPPLQFHSDDAVLFFGEAYMDGLIDFEGSMDDILRVVALNTQPQEPKREPLMTPSDTHIQRENIHHHYDLGNDFFSLWLDKTMSYSCAYFKTAKDSLYQAQLQKIDHILKKINLKPGEKLLDIGCGWGWVIIRAAQQYHVQATGITLSTEQYKKTKQRIKELGLESQVNVELMNYQDLNADKWQFDKIISVGMFEHVGKENLTKYMNKIHELLVPGGMSLLHTITGMFEGTPNTWMGKYIFPGGYVPSLRETIWLLPEYDFHLLHTESLRLHYALTLDHWFDNFKEHIDEVKSKYGERFVRMWSLYLRGCAAAFRVSGLDIDQLVFTKGLNNKLPITYDYIYKD
- a CDS encoding ECF transporter S component, which translates into the protein MTNTMKLVYTALFMALGVVLPITFHFVGAMGAIFLPMHIPVLMAGLLLGGKSGMAVGVIAPALSSFFTGMPPVIPVLPLMVIELALYGVVSGYLYHNRKISLFASLVGAMILGRLGTVAAIFLMVQLVHINIPPLGYLIGGITTGFPGILIQMVLIPLLVKRLEGSYLKISHIKGEQS
- a CDS encoding TonB-dependent receptor plug domain-containing protein, which encodes MNRNKLMIHILLALALTSTTYAAETPSYEMEEIIVHADPIQQATDATNVNVKKISPGKASTLPELLSHVTGIDIQVRTGHGDNDDGAVKLRGFDSRRFTVLVDGVPATLSGVMGGSYMDWDSIPLNTIEKIEIIKGGKSAAYGNTLGGVINIITRKATAAGGEISILTGQYNKQQLRFNYGATQDKLGWQVSYNKSSEDAFLRNNDYDAKQYGLKLDYAFTPKDNVKLNVRQSEEKRGYILRNTPGTAGYDPSYPVISATDAETAYSNYGPLNNGAYWKKYNTNFDTAWTHQTNNGFITLDYWQSRERRHEVNFKTDGTLDLDRTIVTDRSRGWLLNGRIKEGSHTYTYGTEYKQLRYGYGWYNVPAGTASDLYPSQKEDIYGIYADDTWALTNRWTANVGLRYDQMKASRDDERATDMKDTNYHGLSPKLNFSFRNNKDTTTFIAMDHVWRAPSMAEYFWWLNPMWGKLGTGRELKPEQGWSYELGMTHRVNEQFNTKFDFYYQDISDYINFEHQYPFSCYNIPNAKLWGFEWENNYQLNEYSSLMLNYTNQHTQKSGVLPGDKLGLSGELDYRPRHKIGLTYLYDQKPWQFRYNVTYTGQQTANYPVGSTQKIGIGGYVVHSASLVRDLGKGRSCTLAVDNLFDKHYVEQYNYSMQGRLFSVSLTQKL